TTGTCTGGATAGTCTCTTCGGCCTCCCATAGGTGGTACCATGGATCCTCCTCAAAGTTTGCCTGCCATGTCTTTTCAAGTAATGCATGTTTTCTCTTTCACAAATATTCTAAATAAAATTTCCAGTTGTTTTTCTATAAGTCTTATAAACCTTTTAAAGAAAAAACATTCAATGTTTACTTTCTTTTGATGCAGTTCCGGCCTCCTGTTCCTGCACAGCAGTCGCAGCAATTCATTCCTGTGACTTCTCAGCATTTTCAGCCTATTGGGCGAGGTGTTCCACCCATGAACGTTGCAATGCCTCTTGGTCCTCCTCAAGCTCCTCAGCCCTTCTATTCCCAACCAATGCAGCAATTCCCTTCTAGGGCTGGTCAGCTAGCTCAAGATATGCTGCCACCACAGCCTATGCCATTGCCAATTGCTCATCCAAACAGTCACCCCTTGCCAGTTGCTCATCCGAACAGTCATCTCTTGCCAACTCATCCTCAGCCTAGTGCTCAAACTCCAAACAACTTCACTCCTAGTATAGTTGGCCAAGGAACACCGCTCTCTTCATCGTATACTGTAAGTTTCATTATTTACTTTACTTTAGTTGTCGATTTAGTTTGGCTGACAGTCTTGAGTTAACTTGCATGTATTGCAGTTTGCCCCTTCCTATGGTCAAATACAAAGAGGTTTCAGTGATGCCACCCAGTATCAATCAATACCTCAAATGCATGCGGCAAATGTTTCTTCTGATGGGCAGCCTATGTTATCAGCTCAAAGCCAAAGCAGTGTTTCTGTTACACCCCAGCATCAGACTATTGAAAAGCCTTCAATGACAAACATCATTGCTCCAGTAATAGCATTCTATTTGTCTCCCTCATTGTGTTTCATTCTTTCACCATTGGTGACAAACTTAATTCCTTTGCTACCTTAACATtctttttttattgatatctttgaaaattatttaaaaatctcAGGTATCGAGCATTCAGCCTAACCTCATCCAATCAGAGTGGATAGAACACACGTCTCCTGATGGAAGAAAGTAATAATTTTGATTGCTGTTTCCTGACCGTGCATGATTTTTAATAACCTGTATTAACCAACATAGCATCTCATTGTGTGAACATAAATTGAATAATAATATGTCAATTTGCTTTGAATGATTGCTTTTTCTTGGTGATTGTGTACTTGTCTTGTTTACTGAATTAGCTATTCTTTGAATGAATTGTTCAGATACTATTACAATAGGAGGACAAAACTATCAAGTTGGGAGAAGCCTATAGATTTAATGACGCCCATTGAGGTGAGTCATACAAGTGAATTCATTTTCTTGATATAAATCTCAAGACCTATTATTTTAATACGTGGAATCAAGCTTCTCTGTGTAATTTTGATTATGACGATGAGCATTATTCAATGCTCACAATGCCACGTTTGCTTCCAATTATTTATTGTAGAGTTTCTATAGTTTTTTTTGTGGCTCTTTTCACTGGTTTCGGTAAATGAATTTGTTTGTCCCACGATGTCAAATACGACATTTGGCAAAATATATCAGTTTTTACCTTTTTCTTTTTAGCTTGTCTTTTTGTGAAACTTTTTCTTTCCCCATTTTATTGCAACAATCTTATTTATTGTGGTTTGGTTTCTTGTTTTATCTAacatttttttaaacaatttaatttctGAATATCACTTTTTGTTGAATATGTCTTTTGTATTTAATATCTTTTGTGAGTTGTTGATTATCTTACTCAATCATCATTTTGTGGTACATGGATTGGTACTGATGAATtttttaattgtcacatatgctTGTTTCATTCTTATTTGTTTATTGATGTACTCGAAGGTATTCTCTTTACGTAAGGACCTCCGATGTATTATGACATTGTGTGACTTCCATAGCCATAATGATGCTTACAGGTACATGCTGTGCCACTCTGTTGAGAGGTAGGATGTGCTGTGGGTCTTTGCTGCTTGCTCTACCCACTGTGTAGCCTTAATGTTAGTAACTCTGTCATTTGTATTATTTGATAATAAAACTAATTTGCATGTTAACTTCAGTCTTTTTCATGGTTCACCACATTAATACTGTTCTTTGGTGATGTATATgattatttgttatattttacttaatttacTTGTTTGTTTTTggtctatattaaaataatatttctgaTTGATGATATGAatgttttttgttattttatgcaCCCACAATTTTCTACATTATTTGTTACTCTTTGATCAACCTAAATAAATAGTTGACCAGTATTCTTTTGACCTGTAATGATTTCCCCCTCTAGCATTTTTGTTCGCAAATTCCTTAACTAATGGAATTTTGACACCAAATTTGTGGCTCTGACAGAGGGCAGATGCATCAACTAACTGGAAGGAATTTACCAGCCCTGATGGAAAAAAGTTGGTCCACTCTTGGTCTCTCATAAGCATGTCTTTTATATGGTTTGCAATTTTGTGGCCAATGGTGACATTTTATCATTTATCTGTGTTCCAGGTATTACTACAACAAAGTCACCAAAGAATCGAAATGGGTGATGCCTGAGGAGCTGAAGGTGGTTTTGTTTTCTGTGTCTGTGTGTGTGTTTAAACCTGGTGATGTtcagttaaaaaaaaattccattttgctcccttttgttttttcttatattttctgTATTACTCTGCTTTGCAAATCAAGTTGGCGCGTGAGCAAGTAGCAAATGTATCTCACAAGGAACCACAAGAGAAAGCAAGTTGTTCTGCCTCTGATACTGTTTCTTCTCCAAAGGTTGAATCTGCACCCCATGCAGATACATCTTCCAAAGCTCAAGGAATGGCATCAAGCCCTGTTTCAGTGGAACCTATTGCAGCTGCTGGTGAACAGCAAGCTATGGCGGTTTCAAGATCATCTTCCTCCCCTGTTGCAGGTTCCACTATAAAAGCAAGTGCAGATGGAGATAATAACTCTATTAGTGTTCCTTCAACATCCAACGCTTTGATTGGAGGCATTGGTGCTGTCACCACTGCAGTCACAGAACCAATGTACTGTGTTCTTTGCTATATTTTAATTAGCTGTATAGCCTGTATTTCTACAATTTGTGACTACAAGTTTGAAATTTTATGCTCTTATATTTTGTAGGAATAGTTATGATAATTCAGCTCAGGATGGTACTACTTCAGTTGGAGTATCTGCACATAAAGAGGTATTCCTGAGTTTATTTTGTATGGTAACAACAGCTTGATATACAATTTTAGCAACTTGATGCATTGAAGCATTGCAGGAAGCTTTGAATGATGTAACATTAGAGAAGAGTAAAGAAATTGCTCCAGAAGATAAAGCAGTTGAACCCGAACCATTGGTTTACGCAAATAAGCTGGTACAAAATAGAATTTCTAGTCTTCTTCTAGTCTGTCTTTACTTTATTGGCATTGTGCATTATTTTACAATTTTCTGTTCCCTAGGAGGCGAAAAATGTATTTATGACGTTGTTGGAATCTTTTAATGTTGGGTCTGACTGGACATGGGATCGGGTAAGTGCAATAGTACtgatatttgtttatttttataaatcTGTATGTAGTTAAATTCCTGACAAAATTCTAATTGTATCAGGCGATGAGAGTAATAATTAATGACAAAAGATATGGTGCTCTGAAATCTCTTGGAGAGCGAAAGCAAGCTTTTAATGAGGTAAGCTTTCTCCCCTTGTCTCTGTGTGTATTTAAATATATGATGTATGTCATGTAATATATTTACATATTCGATATTTCTATCAGTATATGTAAGATATTTACGATTGAGAGAATATATGCACatttttatgtttgtttagataGAGGTGCAAATATGAGCAAACGTGCATAAATCTGTGAAGGATAATTTATAAATCCTTGATCATTCCTTAATTTTGTTTCTTGTGTGCTAAAAATGCTCTAAAGTCGGAAACAAGTCTGAACATTAGTGAATCTATAATTTAGCATAAAAAATTATAATCTTTGGTCTAATTTTATGGCTTTGTGTTGCAGTTCTTGAATCAAAGAAAAAAGCTGGATGCAGAAGAAAGACGGATGAAGAATAAAAAGACACGAGAAGAATTCAAAAAAATGTTGGAGGTATGTTTTCTGCTGGGTTGGAAATTTCTTATAATCTTTGGTCAGATGAACATACAgttattttactttatttaaatGCAGGAATCCACAGATATTACATCATCTACACGATGGAGGTTTGTCTCTCCTGGCATGATGgccttctttaatatttttgtcAGGCTGTATTCTTTTTTATAAATATTGTCAGCCATGTCATAGTTATTACTCTTTGCTAATTGGGAAATATGGACTACACAGTAAAGTGGAAAGCTTATTTGAAATTGATGAGCGGTTTAAAGCAGTTGAACGAGATAGAGACCGAAGGGAGCTGTATGAGAACCATATTGAGGAACTTCTAAAGAAGGTactttttgtatttattaattgTTTGTGGTGGTTTACTTTTGAAAGTGATCCGAAGTTATGGTTGATGTTTATGGATCTCAAGTAACAAGTGAATATGGTTTTATTGTTCTAAAATTGTAATGGTTGTTAGGAACGAGAAAAGGCTGTGGAGCAACACAAACGCAATATAATGGAATACAGACAGTTTTTGGAGTCTTGTGACTTTATCAAGGTACTTGTTTTGCATAATTTTGTTATATTTAGTATGTTTTATTCACCAGTCACAATATTGCATGCACTTTTTGACATTAGTTTCCTTTTCAAGGCAAACAGCCAGTGGCGAAAAATTCAAGACCGCTTAGAAGCTGATGAGAGGTGTTCACGTCTTGAAAAAATTGATCGATTGGATGTCTTTCAGGTAAATTCCCCCCACCACAACATTTGCTCTAGATTGAGCCAGAGTCTGTTCTAATTTCATTGT
The genomic region above belongs to Humulus lupulus chromosome 1, drHumLupu1.1, whole genome shotgun sequence and contains:
- the LOC133789282 gene encoding pre-mRNA-processing protein 40A-like isoform X2 — translated: MDPPQSLPAMSFQFRPPVPAQQSQQFIPVTSQHFQPIGRGVPPMNVAMPLGPPQAPQPFYSQPMQQFPSRAGQLAQDMLPPQPMPLPIAHPNSHPLPVAHPNSHLLPTHPQPSAQTPNNFTPSIVGQGTPLSSSYTFAPSYGQIQRGFSDATQYQSIPQMHAANVSSDGQPMLSAQSQSSVSVTPQHQTIEKPSMTNIIAPVSSIQPNLIQSEWIEHTSPDGRKYYYNRRTKLSSWEKPIDLMTPIERADASTNWKEFTSPDGKKYYYNKVTKESKWVMPEELKLAREQVANVSHKEPQEKASCSASDTVSSPKVESAPHADTSSKAQGMASSPVSVEPIAAAGEQQAMAVSRSSSSPVAGSTIKASADGDNNSISVPSTSNALIGGIGAVTTAVTEPMNSYDNSAQDGTTSVGVSAHKEEALNDVTLEKSKEIAPEDKAVEPEPLVYANKLEAKNVFMTLLESFNVGSDWTWDRAMRVIINDKRYGALKSLGERKQAFNEFLNQRKKLDAEERRMKNKKTREEFKKMLEESTDITSSTRWSKVESLFEIDERFKAVERDRDRRELYENHIEELLKKEREKAVEQHKRNIMEYRQFLESCDFIKANSQWRKIQDRLEADERCSRLEKIDRLDVFQEYIHDLEKEEEEQRKIQKEELRKAERKNRDEFRKLMEDHVVEGTLTAKTHWRDYFMKVKDLPAYVAVASNTSGSTAKDLFEDASEELQKQYHDDKTRIKDAVKSAKIILTSTSTFDDFKHMITEEIGSPPVSDVNLRLVFDELLERVREKEEKETKKRKRFMDDFSDLLSSIKDITESSEWEDCKLLFENSQEFSSIGEENLCRQIFDKYVTQLKERAKEKEQAKVKDQKRKEEKSRKEKERKDVERSKFKQRREKEEHLEKDVSDNENFDATESHLNRDNKRSVKDSSRKHRKRHHNYDDGADENENDQLKKSHGSSSSHKKSRRHTSASESDQEGRSRRHRRDHRHSSRRSGDLEDGEFGGREDS
- the LOC133789282 gene encoding pre-mRNA-processing protein 40A-like isoform X1; protein product: MANNPEISGVQSLRPPIGGTMDPPQSLPAMSFQFRPPVPAQQSQQFIPVTSQHFQPIGRGVPPMNVAMPLGPPQAPQPFYSQPMQQFPSRAGQLAQDMLPPQPMPLPIAHPNSHPLPVAHPNSHLLPTHPQPSAQTPNNFTPSIVGQGTPLSSSYTFAPSYGQIQRGFSDATQYQSIPQMHAANVSSDGQPMLSAQSQSSVSVTPQHQTIEKPSMTNIIAPVSSIQPNLIQSEWIEHTSPDGRKYYYNRRTKLSSWEKPIDLMTPIERADASTNWKEFTSPDGKKYYYNKVTKESKWVMPEELKLAREQVANVSHKEPQEKASCSASDTVSSPKVESAPHADTSSKAQGMASSPVSVEPIAAAGEQQAMAVSRSSSSPVAGSTIKASADGDNNSISVPSTSNALIGGIGAVTTAVTEPMNSYDNSAQDGTTSVGVSAHKEEALNDVTLEKSKEIAPEDKAVEPEPLVYANKLEAKNVFMTLLESFNVGSDWTWDRAMRVIINDKRYGALKSLGERKQAFNEFLNQRKKLDAEERRMKNKKTREEFKKMLEESTDITSSTRWSKVESLFEIDERFKAVERDRDRRELYENHIEELLKKEREKAVEQHKRNIMEYRQFLESCDFIKANSQWRKIQDRLEADERCSRLEKIDRLDVFQEYIHDLEKEEEEQRKIQKEELRKAERKNRDEFRKLMEDHVVEGTLTAKTHWRDYFMKVKDLPAYVAVASNTSGSTAKDLFEDASEELQKQYHDDKTRIKDAVKSAKIILTSTSTFDDFKHMITEEIGSPPVSDVNLRLVFDELLERVREKEEKETKKRKRFMDDFSDLLSSIKDITESSEWEDCKLLFENSQEFSSIGEENLCRQIFDKYVTQLKERAKEKEQAKVKDQKRKEEKSRKEKERKDVERSKFKQRREKEEHLEKDVSDNENFDATESHLNRDNKRSVKDSSRKHRKRHHNYDDGADENENDQLKKSHGSSSSHKKSRRHTSASESDQEGRSRRHRRDHRHSSRRSGDLEDGEFGGREDS